A genomic stretch from Aquila chrysaetos chrysaetos chromosome 1, bAquChr1.4, whole genome shotgun sequence includes:
- the MAB21L2 gene encoding protein mab-21-like 2, whose translation MIAAQAKLVYQLNKYYTERCQARKAAIAKTIREVCKVVSDVLKEVEVQEPRFISSLSEIDARYEGLEVISPTEFEVVLYLNQMGVFNFVDDGSLPGCAVLKLSDGRKRSMSLWVEFITASGYLSARKIRSRFQTLVAQAVDKCSYRDVVKMIADTSEVKLRIRERYVVQITPAFKCTGIWPRSAAQWPMPHIPWPGPNRVAEVKAEGFNLLSKECYSLTGKQSSAESDAWVLQFGEAENRLLMGGCRNKCLSVLKTLRDRHLELPGQPLNNYHMKTLLLYECEKHPRETDWDEACLGDRLNGILLQLISCLQCRRCPHYFLPNLDLFQGKPHSALESAAKQTWRLAREILTNPKSLDKL comes from the coding sequence ATGATCGCCGCGCAGGCCAAGCTGGTCTACCAGCTCAACAAATACTACACGGAGCGCTGCCAGGCCCGCAAGGCGGCCATCGCCAAGACCATCCGGGAGGTGTGCAAGGTCGTGTCGGACGTGCTGAAGGAGGTGGAGGTGCAGGAGCCGCGCTTCATCAGCTCCCTGAGCGAGATCGACGCCCGCTACGAGGGGCTGGAGGTGATCTCGCCCACCGAGTTTGAGGTGGTGCTCTACCTCAACCAGATGGGCGTCTTCAACTTCGTGGACGACGGCTCCCTGCCGGGCTGCGCCGTGCTCAAGCTGAGCGACGGCCGCAAGCGCAGCATGTCCCTCTGGGTGGAGTTCATCACCGCCTCGGGCTACCTGTCCGCCCGCAAGATCCGCTCCCGCTTCCAGACGCTGGTGGCCCAGGCCGTGGACAAGTGCAGCTACCGGGACGTGGTGAAGATGATCGCGGACACCAGCGAGGTGAAGCTCCGCATCCGGGAGCGGTACGTGGTGCAGATCACGCCCGCCTTCAAGTGCACCGGGATCTGGCCCCGCAGCGCGGCGCAGTGGCCCATGCCCCACATCCCCTGGCCCGGCCCTAACCGGGTGGCGGAGGTGAAGGCAGAAGGCTTCAACCTGCTCTCCAAGGAGTGCTACTCGCTGACGGGCAAGCAGAGCTCGGCCGAGAGCGACGCCTGGGTGCTGCAGTTCGGCGAGGCCGAGAACCGGCTGCTGATGGGCGGCTGCAGGAACAAGTGCCTCTCGGTGCTGAAGACGCTGCGCGACCGGCACCTGGAGCTGCCCGGGCAGCCCCTCAACAACTACCACATGAAGACGCTGCTGCTGTACGAGTGCGAGAAGCACCCGCGGGAGACCGACTGGGACGAGGCGTGCCTGGGCGACCGGCTCAACGGCATCCTGCTGCAGCTCATCTCCTGCCTGCAGTGCCGGCGCTGCCCCCACTACTTCCTGCCCAACCTAGACCTCTTTCAGGGCAAACCCCACTCGGCCCTGGAAAGCGCTGCCAAACAGACCTGGAGGCTAGCCAGAGAAATCCTCACCAATCCCAAAAGCCTCGACAAGCTATAG